A stretch of Clostridium formicaceticum DNA encodes these proteins:
- the sfsA gene encoding DNA/RNA nuclease SfsA, which translates to MKINIEGNKIEGIFHKRRNRFIAEVFIDDKLEIAHVANTGRMKELLTSGAKVILRKVNEAHRKTQYDLLMVHKDATLISIDSRLPNQLLQQAFMHKSIPYFKQYSDIRREVNFGKSKLDFYISDQKESVLVEAKCVTLVKENKLASFPDAPTDRGRKHILELIEGKKQGFRSAVFFIVQRDDADKFTPNKEMDEAFYEAALLGKKAGVEFYAYNCNVTTHSIALKEEIEVFFN; encoded by the coding sequence ATGAAAATAAATATTGAGGGAAATAAAATAGAAGGTATATTTCATAAACGTAGAAATCGATTTATTGCAGAGGTTTTTATTGACGATAAGTTAGAAATTGCGCATGTAGCTAATACTGGTAGGATGAAGGAGCTGCTTACTTCAGGAGCCAAAGTAATATTGAGGAAAGTAAACGAAGCCCACAGGAAAACTCAGTATGATTTGCTTATGGTGCATAAAGATGCTACATTGATTTCTATTGATTCACGGCTTCCAAATCAGTTACTCCAACAAGCTTTTATGCATAAATCTATACCCTATTTCAAACAATATAGTGATATAAGAAGGGAAGTCAATTTCGGCAAGAGTAAGCTTGACTTTTATATTTCAGATCAAAAAGAATCTGTATTAGTTGAAGCCAAGTGTGTGACCTTAGTGAAGGAAAACAAGTTAGCCTCTTTTCCTGACGCCCCTACTGATCGAGGTCGAAAACATATTTTAGAGCTAATAGAAGGAAAAAAACAGGGATTTCGATCAGCAGTTTTTTTCATTGTTCAACGGGATGATGCGGATAAGTTTACGCCAAATAAAGAAATGGATGAAGCCTTTTATGAGGCGGCTTTATTGGGCAAAAAAGCTGGGGTAGAATTTTATGCATATAATTGTAATGTGACGACACATTCCATAGCCTTAAAGGAGGAAATAGAAGTTTTTTTTAATTGA
- a CDS encoding Fur family transcriptional regulator — MENLIDMLKDRLKEKGHKLTPQRRATLDVILDNQGKHLNTEEIYGLVKEKCPEIGLATVYRTLQLLDEMQIISKINLDDGCSRYEFNTHEDDHQHHHLICQNCGGVTEVEIDLLEQLEEEIEKNHDFHITDHKVKFFGICSKCR, encoded by the coding sequence ATGGAAAACCTAATAGATATGTTAAAAGACAGACTAAAGGAAAAAGGACATAAGTTGACGCCTCAGAGGAGAGCTACACTAGACGTTATTCTAGACAATCAAGGTAAACATCTGAATACTGAAGAAATTTATGGGCTAGTGAAAGAGAAATGTCCCGAAATTGGTTTAGCTACTGTCTATAGAACATTGCAACTATTAGATGAAATGCAGATCATATCTAAAATTAATTTAGATGATGGGTGTAGCAGATACGAATTTAACACTCATGAGGATGATCATCAGCATCATCACCTTATCTGTCAAAACTGCGGTGGCGTGACAGAAGTAGAAATTGATCTATTGGAGCAATTAGAAGAAGAGATAGAAAAAAATCATGATTTTCATATCACGGATCATAAGGTTAAATTTTTCGGCATTTGTTCTAAGTGTAGGTAG
- a CDS encoding LysM peptidoglycan-binding domain-containing protein, translated as MNQRPQVNIVVIPGDTLFFLAGIFNVSIEQILIANPGIINPNVLFPGQIVTIPSAAPVPPNPGFARAQYLVRLGDTLFSIAQRFGLTVELLWAQNLQIFDPFLIFVNQVINLVVTPPLPPPPPLNTIQIYVSLAETLISIARRTGVTLQAIIAANPQIVDPNIIFVGQIINVPLR; from the coding sequence ATGAATCAGAGACCTCAGGTTAACATCGTTGTCATACCGGGAGATACCCTTTTTTTTCTTGCAGGAATCTTCAATGTATCCATCGAGCAAATTCTGATAGCTAATCCCGGAATCATCAATCCTAATGTCCTTTTTCCCGGTCAAATTGTCACTATCCCCTCGGCAGCACCGGTACCACCAAATCCTGGTTTTGCCCGGGCACAATACCTTGTAAGGTTGGGAGATACCCTCTTTTCTATTGCCCAGCGCTTTGGTCTGACGGTAGAATTGTTATGGGCACAAAATCTCCAAATTTTTGATCCCTTTCTTATCTTTGTCAACCAGGTTATCAATCTAGTGGTAACGCCACCCTTGCCGCCACCGCCACCACTAAACACGATTCAAATCTATGTTTCGTTAGCAGAAACCCTGATCAGTATCGCTAGACGTACCGGTGTTACCCTGCAAGCTATCATCGCTGCTAACCCTCAGATTGTTGATCCGAACATTATCTTCGTCGGTCAAATAATCAACGTACCACTAAGATAA
- a CDS encoding MFS transporter, whose translation MLHKLFLNKNFFLLWTGQMVSQIGDKFYGIALAWWILQQTNSPVIMGLFMAVSVLPGLAFGVFAGVFIDRWNRKILIIASDMLRGICVIVIAFLSVIDILELWHIFAAAILISLASAFFDPTVKAVIPQIVEQEQLPRANALSEIIDASSMIIGPVLGAAFVSFFGFTLVFLINGLSYLISAFFEGFITIPPQVDSPSADYTLRHEIETGIRYLLSRRKLVVTIGVIGIAHIFVGALIVSLPFLAKALSGDSIQTLGNLEMMIGFGMLLGALSIQLRGKSHFKDKNLFVFIAAMGIFYLAIAITKSITSTFVLPYMLLLLLIGAAIANASVYWQSILQLNTSSDMAGRVFSISSVVGNISLPISYGLFGILLKYTSILRLMLFSGSALLFISIVLMYFYHYGDKESQDNSLI comes from the coding sequence ATGCTTCATAAACTATTCTTAAATAAAAATTTCTTTTTACTGTGGACAGGACAGATGGTATCTCAAATCGGAGATAAATTCTATGGAATTGCTCTTGCATGGTGGATTTTACAGCAAACGAATTCTCCCGTAATTATGGGTCTCTTTATGGCTGTATCTGTATTACCAGGATTGGCTTTTGGTGTTTTTGCGGGAGTATTTATAGATAGATGGAATCGTAAAATCCTTATCATTGCCAGTGACATGCTTAGAGGAATTTGTGTGATTGTGATTGCTTTTCTTTCAGTCATTGATATTCTAGAACTATGGCATATTTTTGCCGCAGCTATCCTTATATCTCTAGCCTCTGCTTTTTTTGATCCTACTGTCAAGGCAGTAATTCCTCAGATTGTTGAGCAAGAACAATTACCTCGAGCCAATGCTCTGAGTGAAATAATAGATGCCTCCAGTATGATTATCGGCCCTGTACTTGGAGCTGCCTTTGTAAGCTTCTTTGGTTTTACCTTAGTATTTCTTATTAATGGGCTTTCCTATCTTATATCAGCTTTTTTTGAAGGCTTTATAACTATTCCTCCACAGGTTGATTCACCTTCTGCCGACTATACCCTACGACATGAGATAGAAACGGGAATTAGGTATTTACTAAGTAGGAGGAAGCTTGTAGTTACTATAGGAGTCATAGGAATAGCTCATATTTTTGTAGGAGCTCTTATCGTATCTTTGCCCTTTTTGGCAAAGGCGTTGTCAGGAGATAGTATCCAAACTTTAGGTAATTTGGAAATGATGATAGGATTTGGGATGCTGTTGGGTGCTCTTTCTATTCAATTACGTGGCAAAAGCCACTTCAAGGACAAAAATTTGTTTGTTTTTATTGCTGCTATGGGTATTTTTTATTTAGCTATTGCAATAACCAAGTCTATAACAAGTACCTTTGTTCTGCCTTATATGCTCTTATTACTTCTCATTGGTGCAGCTATTGCAAATGCTTCTGTGTATTGGCAGTCAATTCTTCAATTAAATACTTCCAGTGATATGGCTGGGCGTGTTTTTAGTATATCCTCGGTGGTTGGCAATATATCTCTGCCTATATCCTATGGATTATTTGGGATACTTCTTAAATACACATCAATTTTAAGATTAATGCTTTTTTCTGGATCGGCTTTACTTTTCATAAGCATTGTACTTATGTATTTTTATCATTATGGAGATAAGGAAAGTCAAGATAATTCCCTTATCTAA
- a CDS encoding M56 family metallopeptidase, whose protein sequence is MIKLFAFLALCVHWFNPFVWFSFVLMSHDMEMSCDEQVIKELGTDIKKDYSTSILSLAVNRNLIFQMI, encoded by the coding sequence TTGATTAAACTTTTTGCATTTTTAGCACTTTGTGTTCACTGGTTTAATCCTTTTGTATGGTTTAGCTTTGTGCTTATGAGCCATGATATGGAAATGTCTTGTGATGAACAGGTCATTAAGGAACTTGGTACAGACATTAAAAAGGATTATAGCACCTCCATATTATCTTTGGCAGTAAACAGAAATTTGATATTTCAAATGATTTGA
- a CDS encoding putative holin-like toxin has product MTTYEALSLMILFSMLVLAVLNFRTKK; this is encoded by the coding sequence ATGACTACATATGAAGCATTATCTTTAATGATCTTGTTTTCTATGTTAGTACTAGCAGTTCTGAATTTCAGGACAAAAAAATAA
- a CDS encoding reverse transcriptase/maturase family protein — MQNSEIVLINLSKQALKPKFKFDRLYRILYNESIYRKAYSNIYSNDGSATHGVDKETADGFSIDKINKIIELLKNESYQPKPARRTYIPKKNGKKRPLGIPSFGDRLVQEACRMILESIYEPKFLDCSHGFRPQKSCHTALMDISKTFTGVNWFIEGDIKGFFDNINHHTLIGILRKRIEDEKFIRLMWKFLKAGYVEEFRFNNTYSGTPQGGIISPILANIYLNSLDWFVTKKLKEEFDSGKPKAQQRNPKYRNLEYQLGKVKKQIENMEENSTQKEELIAKYKEIKKEMLSIPYIVNPNGYKSLKYLRYADDFLIGVNGSKEDCKTIKESIKCFLKNELNLELSDEKTLITNSSDMAKFLGYNITIGNNENVYKNKKGIEIRSARRNVRLMMPKEVITKAIVDRNMVRDINALKWKIDCRPMLINLSDLEIVTIYNAEIRGLYNYYRLAENVTHKMWQFRYVMEYSCLKTLAGKHKSSVHKMIEKYRIDKNWGIKYETKKGQKICYFYKDGFKRDKSVKQFNPDPIANVRKYMGTTELERRMNASMCEWCGKENVPFEVHHVNRLKNLKGKEVWEKLMISRQRKTLILCEECHNKIAHPHG; from the coding sequence ATGCAAAATTCAGAAATAGTTTTAATCAACCTATCGAAGCAGGCATTAAAACCAAAATTTAAGTTCGACAGGCTGTATCGCATACTCTACAACGAAAGCATCTACAGAAAAGCGTACAGCAATATCTACAGCAATGACGGGAGTGCAACTCATGGAGTTGACAAAGAAACAGCAGACGGATTCAGTATAGATAAAATCAATAAGATAATCGAATTACTGAAAAATGAAAGCTACCAACCAAAACCTGCAAGAAGAACTTATATTCCAAAGAAGAATGGTAAGAAAAGACCTCTGGGAATACCAAGCTTTGGGGACAGATTAGTACAAGAAGCGTGTAGGATGATTCTGGAAAGCATTTATGAGCCAAAATTCCTTGATTGTTCACATGGATTTAGACCACAAAAGAGCTGTCATACAGCTCTCATGGATATATCCAAGACATTCACTGGAGTAAACTGGTTTATAGAAGGAGACATAAAAGGCTTCTTCGATAATATAAATCATCATACATTAATTGGAATACTTAGAAAGCGGATTGAGGACGAAAAGTTCATCAGATTGATGTGGAAATTCTTAAAAGCAGGATATGTTGAGGAATTTAGATTCAACAATACTTACAGCGGAACTCCACAAGGTGGCATAATTAGTCCAATATTAGCTAATATTTACCTCAATAGCTTAGACTGGTTTGTTACTAAAAAACTCAAAGAAGAATTTGATAGTGGAAAACCAAAGGCTCAACAGAGAAATCCTAAATATAGAAATTTGGAATATCAGCTTGGAAAAGTCAAAAAGCAAATCGAAAATATGGAAGAAAATAGTACACAAAAGGAAGAACTTATAGCTAAGTATAAGGAAATTAAAAAGGAAATGCTATCAATTCCTTATATAGTAAATCCCAATGGGTATAAAAGTCTTAAATATTTGAGATATGCCGATGACTTCCTTATCGGGGTTAATGGAAGCAAAGAGGATTGTAAGACTATCAAGGAATCCATCAAATGCTTCTTGAAAAATGAACTAAACCTTGAACTTTCAGATGAAAAGACTCTGATAACTAACAGCAGTGATATGGCGAAATTCTTGGGATACAACATAACCATAGGAAACAATGAGAACGTCTACAAGAATAAAAAGGGTATTGAAATTCGAAGCGCTCGAAGAAACGTCAGATTAATGATGCCCAAGGAAGTAATAACCAAGGCAATAGTAGACAGGAATATGGTTAGAGATATTAATGCACTAAAATGGAAAATTGACTGTAGACCTATGCTCATTAATTTGAGTGATTTAGAGATTGTGACTATCTACAATGCTGAAATTAGGGGCCTGTATAATTACTATCGCTTAGCTGAGAATGTCACCCATAAAATGTGGCAATTCAGATATGTGATGGAGTACAGTTGTTTGAAGACGCTGGCTGGAAAACATAAAAGCAGTGTCCATAAAATGATTGAAAAATATAGGATAGATAAAAACTGGGGCATCAAGTATGAAACCAAAAAAGGACAGAAAATTTGTTATTTCTATAAAGATGGTTTCAAAAGGGATAAATCAGTAAAACAATTTAACCCAGACCCAATAGCGAATGTTAGAAAGTATATGGGAACAACCGAACTTGAAAGAAGAATGAATGCCAGTATGTGTGAATGGTGTGGAAAGGAAAATGTTCCTTTCGAGGTGCATCATGTTAACAGACTGAAAAACCTTAAAGGTAAAGAAGTTTGGGAAAAATTGATGATTAGCAGACAACGCAAGACATTAATACTTTGTGAGGAATGTCATAATAAAATCGCACACCCACATGGATAG
- the ruvX gene encoding Holliday junction resolvase RuvX, which produces MVRIMALDVGDKRIGVALSDLMGWTAQGLETIERTNIKKDLQRIEEIISQHQVKKVVIGLPKNMNGTLGPQSEKVIDFTERLKKRIHIECVFWDERLTTVAAERSLIQADMSRKKRKTVIDKVAATYILQSYLDSISK; this is translated from the coding sequence ATGGTTAGAATTATGGCATTAGATGTAGGCGATAAAAGAATAGGTGTAGCACTAAGTGATCTCATGGGGTGGACAGCTCAGGGCTTAGAAACCATTGAACGAACCAATATCAAGAAAGACTTGCAGAGAATTGAAGAAATCATTAGTCAACATCAGGTAAAGAAGGTTGTCATAGGTCTGCCTAAAAACATGAATGGTACATTAGGACCCCAGAGTGAAAAAGTTATAGACTTTACAGAACGGTTGAAAAAGCGGATTCATATAGAATGTGTTTTTTGGGATGAAAGGCTTACAACGGTGGCTGCTGAAAGATCCTTGATTCAAGCAGACATGAGTAGGAAGAAGAGAAAAACAGTGATCGATAAGGTGGCGGCTACATATATTTTGCAAAGCTATCTTGATAGTATAAGCAAGTAA
- a CDS encoding YlbF family regulator — protein sequence MNVYDYAHQLARGLKESREYQAYKDLEKKVKTNPQCKTMVDDFRKRQLQVQGQQMMNQQVDENTLKELQNLHSVLMQNPLIAEFMHAEYKLSQMMSDIYKILGEALDLDISGLE from the coding sequence ATGAATGTTTATGATTATGCTCACCAATTGGCGAGGGGATTAAAGGAAAGTCGGGAGTATCAAGCATATAAAGATTTAGAGAAAAAGGTGAAGACAAATCCTCAATGTAAGACAATGGTAGATGATTTTAGAAAGCGCCAGTTACAGGTTCAAGGACAGCAAATGATGAATCAACAGGTGGATGAAAATACCCTAAAGGAATTACAAAACCTTCATAGCGTTTTAATGCAAAATCCACTTATTGCAGAATTTATGCATGCGGAATATAAGCTATCTCAAATGATGTCAGATATCTATAAAATATTAGGCGAGGCACTGGATTTGGATATTAGTGGTTTGGAGTAA
- a CDS encoding MerR family transcriptional regulator, translating into MKLSQEICIGVKIVYRIGLFSKINKVTIKTLRYYDEIGLLKPAFVDEENGYRYYTSEQLPTLHKIIALRQIGFSIDEIMAILKGGNISIIFEERKQEIETSIEEKRQQLFQITYYLEKMKEDFNMNYEIVLKELPEVIVYSKRMVIPNYDYYFEAIPQIGKEVTKANPELQCTVPEYCFIIYHDGEYKDQNIDVEFCESVTAFGTDTETIKFKKIEKVPTAACVYHKGPYSTIGKAYAHLFKWIADNGYTPSDNPRESYIDGIWNKENENDWLTELQVPVMKNK; encoded by the coding sequence TTGAAATTATCACAAGAAATATGTATAGGAGTGAAGATTGTGTACCGGATAGGATTGTTTTCAAAAATAAACAAGGTAACCATTAAAACGCTAAGATATTATGATGAAATAGGGTTGCTGAAACCTGCCTTTGTAGATGAAGAAAACGGCTATCGTTATTACACTTCAGAGCAATTGCCGACACTGCACAAAATCATTGCTTTACGACAGATAGGTTTTTCAATCGATGAAATAATGGCAATATTAAAGGGTGGCAATATTTCTATTATTTTTGAAGAGAGAAAGCAAGAGATTGAAACATCAATTGAAGAAAAGCGGCAGCAGCTATTTCAAATTACATATTATCTTGAAAAAATGAAGGAGGATTTCAATATGAATTATGAGATTGTATTAAAAGAACTACCAGAAGTTATCGTTTACTCTAAACGTATGGTGATACCAAATTATGATTATTATTTTGAGGCTATTCCCCAAATCGGAAAAGAAGTTACTAAAGCTAACCCTGAACTACAGTGTACTGTACCAGAATACTGTTTTATTATCTATCATGATGGTGAGTACAAAGACCAGAATATTGATGTTGAGTTTTGTGAGTCGGTGACTGCCTTTGGTACTGATACTGAAACAATTAAGTTCAAGAAGATTGAAAAAGTACCGACTGCCGCCTGTGTTTATCACAAAGGACCTTATAGTACCATTGGAAAGGCCTACGCCCATCTTTTCAAATGGATTGCTGATAATGGATATACCCCCAGTGACAATCCAAGAGAATCATACATTGATGGCATTTGGAATAAAGAAAACGAGAATGACTGGCTAACGGAATTGCAAGTGCCTGTAATGAAAAATAAATAG
- a CDS encoding lysine exporter LysO family protein translates to MTFKIMLSVVLGILLGIWIFPQGIEVYMGTMIDIGLCLLLFFVGMDIGKQGDLFNKIKKIGFKVLWVPFMIAVGSITGTILGGILLRIPMNEAAAIGAGFGWYSLSAIELSKHSAELGALAFITNVSREVIAIISIPFIARYIGKLEAIAPAGATAMDTTLPIIAKSTDGNTAMISFLTGVVLSSLVPILVPALMIVLK, encoded by the coding sequence ATGACATTTAAAATCATGCTATCTGTTGTACTAGGAATTTTATTGGGAATCTGGATTTTTCCTCAAGGTATAGAAGTCTATATGGGGACAATGATTGATATAGGTCTATGTTTATTACTTTTTTTCGTAGGTATGGATATCGGTAAACAAGGAGATCTTTTTAACAAAATCAAAAAAATAGGCTTTAAGGTGTTATGGGTGCCCTTTATGATCGCTGTTGGTAGTATCACTGGTACTATCTTAGGTGGTATTCTCTTAAGAATACCTATGAATGAAGCTGCAGCAATCGGTGCAGGTTTTGGATGGTACTCTCTATCTGCTATAGAATTATCGAAACATAGTGCTGAACTAGGCGCATTAGCCTTTATTACAAATGTTTCTAGAGAAGTTATTGCCATTATCAGCATACCTTTTATTGCAAGGTATATTGGTAAACTTGAAGCTATTGCGCCAGCAGGAGCTACAGCGATGGACACAACATTACCTATTATAGCAAAATCTACTGATGGTAATACTGCTATGATCTCTTTTTTAACCGGAGTTGTATTATCTTCATTGGTGCCCATTCTCGTACCTGCCCTTATGATAGTGTTAAAATAA
- a CDS encoding DUF1292 domain-containing protein produces the protein MSENENIVTLVDEEGQEQDFEIIMTLDVEGKEYAILLPIDAGEEEDAYIFKIIHEADDEYTLVAIEDDEEYENVVAAYEAILDEEGIE, from the coding sequence ATGTCAGAAAATGAAAATATTGTAACATTAGTAGATGAAGAGGGACAAGAACAGGATTTTGAAATTATTATGACACTTGATGTAGAAGGAAAGGAATATGCAATTCTACTGCCTATTGATGCTGGTGAAGAAGAAGATGCATATATCTTTAAAATAATTCATGAAGCTGATGATGAGTATACTTTAGTAGCCATCGAGGATGATGAAGAATATGAAAATGTTGTTGCAGCTTATGAAGCAATTTTAGATGAAGAAGGCATTGAGTAA
- a CDS encoding LysO family transporter translates to MNILLYLAILILGAVIGYKNVFGSFLSEKIGVIQNCALLFLLLIMGISIGIDENVIQYFGVIGYQSMILAIFSIVGSILAVKIIAKKVLGQEEGIEDDI, encoded by the coding sequence ATGAATATTTTACTTTATTTAGCAATATTAATATTAGGGGCAGTGATTGGCTATAAAAATGTCTTTGGTAGTTTTCTGTCCGAAAAAATAGGCGTCATTCAAAACTGTGCTTTGCTTTTTTTATTATTGATTATGGGGATCAGCATAGGAATTGATGAAAATGTCATACAGTACTTTGGAGTGATCGGATATCAATCTATGATTTTGGCAATTTTCTCCATAGTAGGGAGTATCTTAGCAGTAAAAATCATAGCAAAAAAAGTATTAGGACAGGAAGAAGGTATAGAAGATGACATTTAA
- a CDS encoding RtcB family protein has translation MNKDEDKNIYLVVHSGSRYLGKQIAEYYQERAIKEIVRKSNDMIIAELKSKGRAKEIQGEIEKKKVKINRALSYVEGKSFNEYIHDMGIAQKYAKYNRKAIAEVIIRKMGFNVAESFTTIHNYIDLQEMVLRKGAISAKNGEKVIIPINMRDGSIIATGKGNAEWNQSAPHGAGRLMSRKQARRMLSLEEFKNSMHGIYTTSLSMETLDEAPFAYKPMEEIIANVQDTIKINNIIKPIYNYKASDD, from the coding sequence ATGAATAAAGATGAAGACAAAAATATATACCTGGTTGTACATTCGGGAAGCAGGTATTTGGGAAAACAAATCGCTGAGTACTATCAGGAGAGAGCAATAAAGGAAATTGTAAGAAAGAGTAATGATATGATTATTGCAGAATTAAAATCGAAAGGTAGAGCTAAAGAAATACAAGGAGAAATTGAAAAGAAAAAAGTCAAAATAAACAGAGCATTATCTTATGTTGAAGGCAAAAGCTTTAATGAGTATATCCATGATATGGGTATTGCTCAAAAATATGCTAAGTATAACAGAAAGGCAATAGCAGAGGTGATTATACGAAAAATGGGATTTAATGTTGCCGAAAGCTTTACTACAATACACAATTATATTGATCTTCAGGAAATGGTACTGCGAAAAGGAGCTATATCTGCAAAAAATGGAGAAAAGGTTATTATTCCTATTAATATGCGGGACGGAAGCATAATTGCCACAGGAAAAGGTAACGCAGAGTGGAACCAGTCAGCACCTCATGGAGCTGGAAGATTAATGAGCAGAAAGCAGGCAAGACGAATGCTGTCACTAGAAGAATTTAAAAATTCAATGCATGGTATATATACGACTTCCCTTTCCATGGAAACTTTAGATGAGGCGCCATTTGCCTATAAACCTATGGAGGAGATTATTGCTAATGTTCAGGATACGATTAAAATCAACAACATCATTAAGCCCATCTATAATTATAAGGCATCGGATGATTAG
- a CDS encoding VOC family protein: MNNKITYVHTNIVSKNWKELAQFYINVFKCEPVYPERDLSGKWLDRLTNLKNAEIKGIHLRLPGYENGPTLEIFEYTSTNFSGITPEINRHGFGHIAFHADSVEDVLKKLLQHGGQQLGEVVIKDFGEIGVLTAVYAKDPEGNLVEIQNWQK, translated from the coding sequence TTGAATAATAAAATTACTTATGTACACACAAATATCGTTTCAAAAAATTGGAAAGAGCTAGCTCAATTTTACATAAATGTTTTCAAATGTGAACCAGTATATCCCGAAAGAGATCTTTCTGGAAAATGGTTGGATAGATTAACTAATTTGAAAAATGCTGAAATAAAAGGAATTCATCTTAGATTGCCCGGATATGAAAATGGACCTACTTTAGAAATCTTTGAATACACCTCAACTAATTTTAGTGGTATTACACCTGAAATAAATAGACATGGCTTTGGTCACATTGCTTTTCATGCAGATTCTGTTGAGGATGTCTTAAAGAAACTACTACAACATGGAGGACAACAGCTTGGAGAAGTTGTAATAAAGGATTTCGGCGAAATTGGAGTTTTAACAGCTGTTTATGCAAAGGACCCAGAGGGAAATTTGGTAGAAATCCAAAACTGGCAGAAGTAA
- a CDS encoding MerR family transcriptional regulator: MYTVGQVCKKFGISRSALLYYESIGLVKSGKRTEGNYRLYSKEDITRLEQIFLYRETGIPLVDIKTLLDSPKNNASDILEKRLKSLNNEINKLKFQQHFIIKMLKNNDVPLEAAVISKDSFVDILKIIGLKEEEMDKLHREFERLYPEEHQTFLEFLGIPLDEIQLIREHSKKVFQQQNNR, translated from the coding sequence ATGTATACCGTTGGACAAGTTTGTAAAAAATTTGGGATTTCAAGAAGTGCACTTTTATATTATGAATCGATTGGACTAGTAAAGTCCGGTAAGCGAACAGAGGGAAATTATCGACTGTATTCGAAAGAGGACATAACAAGGTTAGAGCAAATTTTTCTTTATCGTGAAACAGGGATACCCTTAGTAGATATTAAAACGCTTCTAGATTCACCTAAAAATAATGCATCTGACATTTTAGAAAAACGTTTGAAAAGTTTGAATAATGAAATAAATAAGTTGAAGTTTCAACAACATTTTATTATAAAGATGTTAAAAAACAACGATGTACCTTTAGAAGCAGCGGTTATTTCTAAAGATAGCTTTGTTGATATTCTAAAAATCATTGGCCTTAAGGAGGAAGAAATGGATAAGCTGCACAGGGAATTTGAAAGACTTTATCCAGAAGAACACCAGACATTTTTAGAATTCCTTGGTATTCCTCTTGATGAAATTCAACTTATACGAGAACATTCTAAAAAAGTGTTTCAGCAACAAAATAATCGTTAA
- a CDS encoding L,D-transpeptidase family protein, whose product MKNLIYFLVIAGTIVVILSGNIILEYLNSTPPIVMDNSTQFQEVGEANTFQTTENLKLFLEKPQIEPSSASIKIYKELRVLELYGDEILIGRFKIALGGNPIGDKNQEGDSKTPEGQYYICTRNDRSKYTLFLGLSYPNIEDAQRGLKNELIDEEIFNIVKYANEHKQRPPWDTPLGGAVGIHGKGNAYDWTLGCIALSDEDIKVLWDYTSLKTPVEIFK is encoded by the coding sequence ATGAAAAATTTAATTTATTTCCTTGTTATAGCTGGGACAATAGTGGTTATCTTATCTGGAAATATTATTTTAGAATATTTAAATAGTACACCTCCTATTGTTATGGATAATTCCACACAGTTCCAGGAGGTAGGTGAAGCTAATACTTTTCAAACTACAGAAAATCTAAAACTTTTTCTTGAGAAACCACAGATAGAGCCCTCATCTGCATCAATAAAGATATATAAGGAACTAAGAGTATTAGAGCTTTATGGTGACGAGATATTGATAGGACGTTTTAAAATTGCCTTAGGCGGCAATCCCATAGGAGATAAAAATCAAGAGGGTGATTCAAAAACTCCAGAAGGACAGTATTATATTTGCACCAGAAATGATCGCAGTAAATATACTTTGTTTTTAGGCCTAAGCTATCCCAATATTGAAGATGCTCAAAGAGGATTGAAAAATGAATTAATTGATGAAGAAATATTTAATATAGTTAAGTATGCTAACGAACATAAGCAACGTCCTCCTTGGGATACCCCATTGGGAGGAGCGGTTGGTATTCATGGAAAAGGTAACGCTTATGATTGGACTTTAGGCTGTATTGCATTGTCAGATGAGGATATAAAGGTTCTTTGGGACTATACATCATTAAAAACCCCTGTAGAAATATTTAAATAA